In one window of Micromonospora cathayae DNA:
- a CDS encoding S1C family serine protease, producing the protein MTEYETDPQRRPAQSDAEPAHPTAELPRAESAPSPYAPDAAPPATAPSPYAPSSATAPSSATAPSSDAPSPGTGPTATGPSAPTGPADPAAPADPYAPAGPYADRADDPTAIVRPIEGSGPGTPSAPTPTAGTLSGPSTGAPQGWSPAGPPPSAPPYPGQVSGQPGYPPPGGRYPTGPWYPGNQGGWNAGYPGQQGPFGPVPPGGSGPVPPWAQGPGQRPGPQPGRVAKFAAAGIAVVALMFGSGVGGGALALALADNSGPTRTYTAAPVIDSADLPKIAAAVQPSVVSIQAGSGEGSGVILTADGYVLTNNHVVASAGGDTVRVVFADGKTADAEIVGTDPKTDLAVVKATGVSGLKAAKLGDSDAMQVGDQVLALGSPLGLQGSVTAGILSARDRTIQAGSQQQPGAGASSISGLLQTDAPINPGNSGGALVNTRGEVIGINTAIATSGQSTGNIGVGFAIPSNKAKDVAAALQRGEKVSHASLGVSVTVAEDGGALVSTVTPGSAAEKAGLRQGDVIVKFGDKAISDSNDLVAAVQAGKVGDRVQIEYRRDGATANTTATLAEAS; encoded by the coding sequence ATGACCGAGTACGAGACCGACCCGCAGCGGCGACCGGCCCAGTCCGACGCCGAGCCGGCGCATCCCACCGCCGAGCTGCCCCGCGCCGAGAGCGCGCCGTCGCCGTACGCCCCGGACGCCGCGCCGCCGGCCACCGCGCCGTCGCCGTACGCCCCGTCCTCTGCCACCGCGCCGTCGTCCGCCACCGCGCCGTCGTCGGACGCCCCGTCGCCCGGCACCGGGCCCACCGCGACCGGGCCGTCCGCTCCGACCGGCCCGGCGGACCCCGCCGCTCCGGCTGACCCGTACGCTCCGGCTGGCCCGTACGCCGACCGGGCCGACGACCCCACCGCGATCGTCCGTCCCATCGAGGGCTCCGGGCCCGGCACCCCGTCCGCCCCCACCCCGACCGCCGGCACCCTGTCCGGCCCGTCGACCGGGGCCCCGCAGGGCTGGTCGCCGGCCGGCCCCCCGCCGTCCGCCCCGCCCTACCCGGGTCAGGTGTCCGGGCAGCCCGGCTACCCGCCGCCCGGTGGCCGGTACCCGACCGGCCCCTGGTACCCCGGGAACCAGGGCGGATGGAACGCCGGGTACCCGGGGCAGCAGGGGCCGTTCGGGCCGGTGCCGCCCGGCGGGTCCGGGCCGGTGCCGCCGTGGGCGCAGGGGCCGGGCCAGCGGCCCGGTCCGCAGCCGGGTCGGGTGGCGAAGTTCGCCGCCGCCGGGATCGCCGTGGTGGCCCTGATGTTCGGCTCCGGTGTCGGCGGTGGCGCGCTCGCGCTCGCCCTGGCCGACAACTCCGGCCCCACCCGCACCTACACCGCCGCCCCGGTGATCGACAGCGCCGACCTGCCGAAGATCGCCGCCGCCGTCCAGCCCAGCGTGGTCTCGATCCAGGCCGGCAGCGGCGAGGGCTCGGGCGTCATCCTCACCGCCGACGGCTACGTGCTGACCAACAACCACGTGGTCGCCTCGGCCGGCGGGGACACCGTCCGGGTGGTCTTCGCCGACGGCAAGACCGCCGACGCGGAGATCGTCGGCACCGACCCGAAGACCGACCTGGCGGTGGTGAAGGCGACCGGCGTGTCCGGGCTGAAGGCGGCCAAGCTCGGCGACAGCGACGCGATGCAGGTCGGCGACCAGGTGCTCGCGCTGGGCAGCCCGCTCGGCCTGCAGGGCTCGGTGACCGCCGGCATCCTCAGCGCCCGGGACCGGACCATCCAGGCCGGCAGCCAGCAGCAGCCGGGCGCCGGGGCCAGCTCGATCTCCGGGCTGCTCCAGACCGACGCCCCGATCAACCCGGGCAACTCCGGCGGCGCGCTGGTCAACACCCGGGGCGAGGTGATCGGCATCAACACCGCCATCGCCACCAGCGGGCAGAGCACCGGCAACATCGGGGTGGGCTTCGCCATCCCCAGCAACAAGGCCAAGGACGTCGCCGCGGCCCTCCAGCGGGGCGAGAAGGTCAGCCACGCCTCGCTCGGCGTGAGCGTCACCGTCGCCGAGGACGGCGGGGCGCTGGTCTCGACGGTCACCCCGGGCAGCGCCGCCGAGAAGGCCGGCCTGCGCCAGGGCGACGTGATCGTCAAGTTCGGCGACAAGGCGATCAGCGACTCGAACGACCTGGTGGCGGCCGTCCAGGCGGGCAAGGTCGGCGACCGGGTGCAGATCGAGTACCGCCGGGACGGCGCGACCGCCAACACCACCGCGACGCTCGCCGAAGCGTCCTGA
- a CDS encoding HAMP domain-containing sensor histidine kinase: MNAVDQAKGRLRSVPLRVKLVAAVLALVAAALLVISSLTTFFLRSYLVDQVDAELRTYGDGITAWLPELDQGYVKAAAPTDYVVALADPQRARIAAYDRINLSLDDLPTFPSDLAGFQQKVGEPFNAPARESSIRWRMIYVELPDNRVLAVGQNLTDVDRAVKQLVWIDMLVGGAVLVLLASIGAAIVRTSLKPLVEIERTAAAIAGGDLTRRVPDPESGQECPSSELGRLSRALNAMLAQIEAAFRARAASEAAARWAEAAARDAAEAAKASEARAIRSEERMRQFVADASHELRTPLTTIRGFAELYRQGAARAPEETAGLLRRIEDEAARMGLLVEDLLLLARLDRERPLSLAPVELPVLAADAVQAARVVAPDRRIELDITPGSGPLVVQGDDARLRQIIGNLMTNALTHTPPEASVTLRLCTDGERTALVEVADTGPGLSPEQAERVFERFYRADAARTRRAGGVTGTGLGLAIVAALVAVHQGTVQVVPTPGGGATFQVRLPLLPVGEGQPAGDPEEAAGPTAPPADPPTAPQ; encoded by the coding sequence GTGAACGCGGTCGACCAGGCGAAGGGGCGACTGCGGTCGGTACCGCTGCGGGTCAAGCTGGTCGCGGCGGTGCTCGCCCTGGTGGCCGCCGCGCTGCTGGTGATCAGCTCGCTGACCACGTTCTTCCTCCGCAGCTACCTGGTCGACCAGGTCGACGCGGAACTGCGGACGTACGGCGACGGCATCACCGCGTGGCTGCCCGAACTCGACCAGGGGTACGTGAAGGCCGCCGCCCCCACCGACTACGTGGTCGCGCTGGCCGACCCGCAGCGCGCGCGGATCGCCGCGTACGACCGGATCAACCTCAGCCTGGACGACCTGCCGACGTTCCCGTCGGACCTGGCCGGTTTCCAGCAGAAGGTCGGGGAGCCGTTCAACGCGCCGGCGCGGGAGAGTTCGATCCGGTGGCGGATGATCTACGTCGAGCTGCCCGACAACCGGGTGCTCGCGGTCGGGCAGAACCTCACCGACGTCGACCGGGCGGTCAAGCAGCTCGTCTGGATCGACATGCTGGTCGGCGGGGCGGTGCTGGTCCTGCTCGCCTCGATCGGGGCGGCGATCGTGCGGACCAGCCTGAAGCCGCTGGTGGAGATCGAACGGACGGCGGCGGCGATCGCCGGTGGTGACCTCACCCGGCGGGTGCCCGACCCGGAGAGCGGACAGGAGTGCCCCAGCTCGGAGCTGGGTCGCCTGTCCCGGGCGTTGAACGCGATGCTCGCCCAGATCGAGGCCGCCTTCCGGGCCCGGGCCGCCTCGGAGGCCGCCGCCCGCTGGGCCGAGGCCGCCGCCCGGGACGCGGCCGAGGCGGCGAAGGCGTCCGAGGCGCGGGCGATCCGGTCCGAGGAACGGATGCGGCAGTTCGTCGCGGACGCCTCGCACGAGCTGCGCACCCCGCTCACCACCATCCGGGGCTTCGCCGAGCTGTACCGGCAGGGCGCGGCCCGGGCCCCCGAGGAGACCGCCGGCCTGCTGCGCCGGATCGAGGACGAGGCGGCCCGGATGGGGCTGCTGGTGGAGGACCTGCTGCTGCTCGCCCGGCTGGACCGGGAACGGCCGCTGTCGTTGGCCCCGGTCGAGCTGCCGGTGCTCGCCGCCGACGCGGTGCAGGCCGCCCGGGTGGTCGCCCCGGACCGCCGGATCGAACTGGACATCACCCCCGGCTCCGGTCCGCTGGTGGTGCAGGGCGACGACGCCCGGCTGCGGCAGATCATCGGGAACCTGATGACCAACGCGCTGACCCACACCCCGCCGGAGGCGTCGGTCACCCTGCGGCTCTGCACCGACGGGGAGCGGACCGCGCTGGTGGAGGTGGCCGACACCGGTCCCGGGCTCTCCCCGGAGCAGGCCGAGCGGGTCTTCGAGCGGTTCTACCGGGCCGACGCGGCCCGTACCCGCCGGGCCGGTGGGGTGACCGGCACCGGTCTCGGCCTGGCCATCGTCGCCGCGCTGGTCGCGGTGCACCAGGGCACCGTCCAGGTGGTGCCCACCCCGGGCGGTGGCGCGACCTTCCAGGTGCGGCTGCCGTTGCTCCCGGTGGGTGAGGGGCAGCCGGCCGGCGACCCGGAGGAGGCGGCCGGGCCGACGGCCCCGCCGGCGGACCCGCCGACGGCCCCGCAGTGA
- a CDS encoding response regulator transcription factor, whose amino-acid sequence MAPTQTEARLLVVEDDPNILELLSASLRFAGFDVATATSGSAALNAAKDHRPDLVVLDVMLPDLDGFEVIRMLREGGTRTPVVFLTARDATDDKIRGLTLGGDDYVTKPFSLEELTARIRAVLRRTVTGEHAPSRLTFADLELDEETHEVHRAGQRVQLSPTEFKLLRYLMLNANRVLSKAQILDHVWNYDFRGDDNIVESYISYLRRKVDNTQPRLIHTLRGVGYVLRKPAA is encoded by the coding sequence ATGGCCCCTACCCAGACCGAGGCGCGACTGCTCGTCGTCGAGGACGACCCGAACATCCTCGAGCTGCTCTCCGCGAGCCTGCGTTTCGCCGGCTTCGACGTGGCGACGGCGACCAGCGGCAGCGCGGCGCTGAACGCCGCCAAGGACCACCGCCCCGACCTGGTCGTCCTCGACGTGATGCTGCCCGACCTGGACGGCTTCGAGGTGATCCGGATGCTCCGCGAGGGCGGTACCCGGACACCGGTGGTCTTCCTCACCGCCCGGGACGCCACCGACGACAAGATCCGGGGGCTGACCCTGGGCGGCGACGACTACGTCACCAAGCCGTTCAGCCTGGAGGAGCTGACCGCCCGGATCCGGGCGGTGCTGCGGCGTACGGTCACCGGTGAGCACGCCCCGTCCCGGCTCACCTTCGCCGACCTGGAGCTGGACGAGGAGACCCACGAGGTGCACCGGGCGGGCCAGCGGGTGCAGCTCTCACCGACCGAGTTCAAGCTGCTGCGGTACCTGATGCTCAACGCCAACCGGGTGCTGTCGAAGGCGCAGATCCTCGACCACGTGTGGAACTACGACTTCCGGGGCGACGACAACATCGTCGAGTCGTACATCTCGTACCTGCGACGGAAGGTCGACAACACCCAGCCGCGCCTGATCCACACCCTGCGTGGGGTCGGTTACGTGCTCCGCAAGCCGGCGGCGTGA
- a CDS encoding lysophospholipid acyltransferase family protein codes for MSTVGADLWRPLSGCGEGCLPAAGQVPAVPAARQVARLLAVLGMLLAGAVLAAAYPLLPPDARRAGGRAWARGTTRACGARLVVRGRPPRGPALLVANHVSWLDVVALLALGPARMVAKREVRGWPLVGPIARAAGTVFVDRSRPRELPATVRRVADLLRAGRTVAVYPEGTTWCGSADPAHVPPRRGFRAAMFQAAVDAGAAVVPVRISYRCAGTGTPTTAPAFVGEANLWRSVRRVLAARDLVVQVAVGAALHPTPEADRRRLARTAESALRLTPLRR; via the coding sequence GTGAGCACGGTCGGGGCGGACCTGTGGCGGCCGCTCTCCGGGTGCGGCGAGGGCTGCCTACCGGCGGCCGGGCAGGTGCCCGCCGTGCCGGCCGCCCGGCAGGTGGCGCGACTGCTGGCCGTACTCGGAATGCTGCTGGCCGGGGCGGTGCTGGCGGCGGCGTACCCGCTGCTGCCGCCGGACGCCCGGCGGGCCGGCGGTCGGGCCTGGGCACGGGGGACCACCCGGGCGTGCGGTGCGCGGTTGGTGGTGCGGGGCCGGCCGCCGCGCGGGCCGGCGCTGCTGGTCGCCAACCACGTGTCCTGGCTGGACGTGGTGGCGCTGCTGGCGCTCGGCCCGGCCCGGATGGTCGCCAAGCGGGAGGTGCGCGGTTGGCCGCTGGTCGGGCCGATCGCCCGGGCCGCCGGCACCGTCTTCGTCGACCGGTCCCGGCCGCGCGAGCTGCCGGCGACCGTCCGCCGGGTCGCCGACCTGCTGCGTGCCGGCCGCACGGTCGCGGTCTACCCGGAGGGTACGACCTGGTGCGGCAGCGCCGACCCGGCCCACGTACCGCCCCGGCGTGGTTTCCGGGCGGCGATGTTCCAGGCCGCCGTCGACGCCGGTGCGGCCGTGGTGCCGGTCCGGATCAGCTACCGCTGTGCCGGCACCGGGACGCCGACCACCGCCCCCGCGTTCGTCGGCGAGGCGAACCTCTGGCGGTCGGTGCGCCGGGTGCTGGCCGCCCGGGACCTGGTGGTCCAGGTGGCGGTCGGCGCGGCCCTGCACCCCACCCCGGAGGCGGACCGGCGGCGGCTGGCCCGCACCGCCGAGTCCGCGCTGCGGCTGACCCCACTGCGGCGGTAG
- a CDS encoding GNAT family N-acetyltransferase → MAVLPTAGAPLTTSGYTLHIADDPAEVAAAQRLRHEVFGTELGAVLRPAATGLDVDDLDPFCDHLIVREERTGAVVGTYRLLPPGRTGRRYADQEFDLTALDPLRDTLVEAGRTCVHPAHRSGAVINLMWAGIARYLHLRGSRWLGGCASVPVADGGRTAAEVWARVREGHLAPPPLRVRPHRPWFAEPSAAGSLTAGPFVAGPVTAGSSVAGSVTVGPAPVTGVERPAMPPLLRGYLRLGAWVCGEPAYDPDFAVADFYVLLSLDRMNPRHLRHFLGTSA, encoded by the coding sequence ATGGCCGTTCTGCCCACCGCTGGCGCACCCCTGACGACCAGCGGCTACACCCTGCACATCGCCGATGATCCGGCCGAGGTGGCAGCCGCCCAACGGCTGCGGCACGAGGTCTTCGGCACCGAACTCGGGGCCGTCCTGCGCCCGGCCGCCACCGGCCTGGACGTCGACGACCTCGACCCCTTCTGCGACCACCTGATCGTCCGGGAGGAGCGGACCGGGGCGGTGGTCGGCACGTACCGGCTGCTGCCGCCGGGACGCACCGGCCGGCGTTACGCCGACCAGGAGTTCGACCTGACCGCGCTCGACCCGCTCCGGGACACCCTGGTCGAGGCGGGGCGGACCTGCGTCCACCCTGCCCACCGCTCCGGTGCGGTGATCAACCTGATGTGGGCGGGGATCGCCCGCTACCTGCACCTGCGCGGCTCCCGGTGGCTCGGTGGCTGTGCCTCGGTGCCGGTCGCCGACGGTGGTCGTACCGCCGCCGAGGTGTGGGCGAGGGTGCGGGAGGGACACCTCGCGCCGCCGCCGCTGCGGGTCCGACCGCACCGACCCTGGTTCGCCGAGCCGTCCGCCGCCGGGTCGCTGACCGCCGGGCCGTTCGTAGCCGGTCCGGTGACCGCCGGGTCGTCCGTTGCCGGGTCGGTGACCGTCGGGCCGGCTCCGGTGACCGGTGTCGAGCGGCCGGCGATGCCGCCGTTGCTGCGCGGGTACCTGCGACTGGGTGCCTGGGTGTGCGGTGAACCGGCCTACGACCCGGACTTCGCCGTCGCCGACTTCTACGTGTTGCTCAGCCTGGACCGGATGAACCCGCGTCACCTGCGGCACTTCCTCGGGACGTCCGCGTGA